Proteins encoded within one genomic window of Hevea brasiliensis isolate MT/VB/25A 57/8 chromosome 8, ASM3005281v1, whole genome shotgun sequence:
- the LOC110650245 gene encoding uncharacterized protein LOC110650245 — translation MAQPSKEPCKKEACDIQACLSKNNFLPQKCLKVIENLHSCCEKCEYKSTHCGSLSSLLKQIPK, via the exons ATGGCGCAACCGAGCAAAGAGCCGTGCAAGAAAGAAGCTTGCGACATTCAAGCTTGTCTCTCCAAGAATAACTTCCTTCCTCAGAA GTGCCTTAAAGTTATTGAAAATCTTCATTCTTGCTGTGAGAAATGCGAGTACAAGTCAACACATTGTGGTTCTCTGTCTAGCCTTCTGAAGCAAATTCCCAAGTGA
- the LOC110650249 gene encoding probable magnesium transporter NIPA4 isoform X3 → MATQTQSWADTYKGMSSDNIKGLILALSSSIFIGASFIVKKKGLKKAGASGIRAGSGGYSYLYEPLWWLGMITMIVGEIANFAAYAFAPAILVTPLGALSIIISAVLAHIILNEKLHIFGILGCVLCVVGSTTIVLHAPQEREIESVKEVWDLATEPAFLFYAALVITAVFVIIFHYIPDYGQTHIMVYIGVCSLVGSLSVMSVKALGIALKLTLSGMNQLIYPQTWAFTLVVITCVLTQMNYLNKDWDRQSPTQIVTEMCGFVTILSGTFLLHKTKDMADDTVSTSLPVRLPKHTEEDGYGAEGIPLRRQESLRSSQN, encoded by the exons ATGGCTACTCAGACTCAGAGTTGGGCAGACACCTACAAGGGTATGTCCTCTGATAATATCAAGGGGTTGATTTTGGCTCTTTCTTCGAGCATCTTTATCGGTGCTAGCTTCATTGTCAAGAAGAAGGGATTGAAAAAAGCTGGTGCCTCTGGCATCAGGGCAG GAAGCGGAGGCTATTCTTACTTATATGAACCACTTTGGTGGCTGGGCATGATAACAA TGATTGTTGGGGAAATTGCTAATTTTGCTGCCTATGCTTTTGCACCTGCTATATTGGTCACACCCCTTGGTGCTCTGAGTATTATTATCAG TGCGGTTCTTGCACATATTATTTTGAATGAGAAGCTACACATTTTTGGAATTCTTGGTTGTGTTCTTTGTGTCGTGGGTTCTACAACAATTGTTCTGCATGCTCCTCAAGAACGTGAGATTGAATCTGTTAAAGAAGTTTGGGATCTTGCTACAGAACCTG CTTTTCTGTTCTATGCGGCTTTGGTCATAACAGCTGTATTTGTAATTATATTCCACTATATTCCTGACTATGGCCAGACGCATATAATGGTCTATATTGGGGTGTGTTCTCTTGTTGGCTCTTTGTCG GTCATGAGTGTTAAAGCACTTGGAATTGCATTGAAGTTGACATTGTCAGGAATGAATCAGCTAATATATCCCCAAACATGGGCCTTTACTTTAGTTGTAATTACTTGTGTGCTTACCCAAATGAATTATTTGAACAAG gaTTGGGATAGGCAGAGTCCAACTCAGATTGTCACAGAAATGTGTGGGTTTGTGACCATCCTTTCAGGAACATTTCTTCTTCACAAGACAAAGGATATGGCTGATG aTACAGTGTCAACATCTCTGCCTGTGCGACTTCCTAAGCACACAGAGGAGGACGGCTATGGTGCTGAAGGCATCCCTCTTCGGCGTCAGGAGTCATTGAGATCATCGCAAAATTGA
- the LOC110650249 gene encoding probable magnesium transporter NIPA4 isoform X1 encodes MATQTQSWADTYKGMSSDNIKGLILALSSSIFIGASFIVKKKGLKKAGASGIRAGSGGYSYLYEPLWWLGMITMIVGEIANFAAYAFAPAILVTPLGALSIIISAVLAHIILNEKLHIFGILGCVLCVVGSTTIVLHAPQEREIESVKEVWDLATEPAFLFYAALVITAVFVIIFHYIPDYGQTHIMVYIGVCSLVGSLSVMSVKALGIALKLTLSGMNQLIYPQTWAFTLVVITCVLTQMNYLNKALDTFNTAVVSPIYYVMFTSLTIVASVIMFKDWDRQSPTQIVTEMCGFVTILSGTFLLHKTKDMADDTVSTSLPVRLPKHTEEDGYGAEGIPLRRQESLRSSQN; translated from the exons ATGGCTACTCAGACTCAGAGTTGGGCAGACACCTACAAGGGTATGTCCTCTGATAATATCAAGGGGTTGATTTTGGCTCTTTCTTCGAGCATCTTTATCGGTGCTAGCTTCATTGTCAAGAAGAAGGGATTGAAAAAAGCTGGTGCCTCTGGCATCAGGGCAG GAAGCGGAGGCTATTCTTACTTATATGAACCACTTTGGTGGCTGGGCATGATAACAA TGATTGTTGGGGAAATTGCTAATTTTGCTGCCTATGCTTTTGCACCTGCTATATTGGTCACACCCCTTGGTGCTCTGAGTATTATTATCAG TGCGGTTCTTGCACATATTATTTTGAATGAGAAGCTACACATTTTTGGAATTCTTGGTTGTGTTCTTTGTGTCGTGGGTTCTACAACAATTGTTCTGCATGCTCCTCAAGAACGTGAGATTGAATCTGTTAAAGAAGTTTGGGATCTTGCTACAGAACCTG CTTTTCTGTTCTATGCGGCTTTGGTCATAACAGCTGTATTTGTAATTATATTCCACTATATTCCTGACTATGGCCAGACGCATATAATGGTCTATATTGGGGTGTGTTCTCTTGTTGGCTCTTTGTCG GTCATGAGTGTTAAAGCACTTGGAATTGCATTGAAGTTGACATTGTCAGGAATGAATCAGCTAATATATCCCCAAACATGGGCCTTTACTTTAGTTGTAATTACTTGTGTGCTTACCCAAATGAATTATTTGAACAAG GCACTTGATACATTCAACACTGCTGTCGTATCTCCCATATATTATGTTATGTTCACATCGCTCACCATCGTGGCTAGTGTAATCATGTTCAAG gaTTGGGATAGGCAGAGTCCAACTCAGATTGTCACAGAAATGTGTGGGTTTGTGACCATCCTTTCAGGAACATTTCTTCTTCACAAGACAAAGGATATGGCTGATG aTACAGTGTCAACATCTCTGCCTGTGCGACTTCCTAAGCACACAGAGGAGGACGGCTATGGTGCTGAAGGCATCCCTCTTCGGCGTCAGGAGTCATTGAGATCATCGCAAAATTGA
- the LOC110650249 gene encoding probable magnesium transporter NIPA4 isoform X4: MATQTQSWADTYKGMSSDNIKGLILALSSSIFIGASFIVKKKGLKKAGASGIRAGSGGYSYLYEPLWWLGMITMIVGEIANFAAYAFAPAILVTPLGALSIIISAVLAHIILNEKLHIFGILGCVLCVVGSTTIVLHAPQEREIESVKEVWDLATEPAFLFYAALVITAVFVIIFHYIPDYGQTHIMVYIGVCSLVGSLSVMSVKALGIALKLTLSGMNQLIYPQTWAFTLVVITCVLTQMNYLNKDWDRQSPTQIVTEMCGFVTILSGTFLLHKTKDMADVSTSLPVRLPKHTEEDGYGAEGIPLRRQESLRSSQN; the protein is encoded by the exons ATGGCTACTCAGACTCAGAGTTGGGCAGACACCTACAAGGGTATGTCCTCTGATAATATCAAGGGGTTGATTTTGGCTCTTTCTTCGAGCATCTTTATCGGTGCTAGCTTCATTGTCAAGAAGAAGGGATTGAAAAAAGCTGGTGCCTCTGGCATCAGGGCAG GAAGCGGAGGCTATTCTTACTTATATGAACCACTTTGGTGGCTGGGCATGATAACAA TGATTGTTGGGGAAATTGCTAATTTTGCTGCCTATGCTTTTGCACCTGCTATATTGGTCACACCCCTTGGTGCTCTGAGTATTATTATCAG TGCGGTTCTTGCACATATTATTTTGAATGAGAAGCTACACATTTTTGGAATTCTTGGTTGTGTTCTTTGTGTCGTGGGTTCTACAACAATTGTTCTGCATGCTCCTCAAGAACGTGAGATTGAATCTGTTAAAGAAGTTTGGGATCTTGCTACAGAACCTG CTTTTCTGTTCTATGCGGCTTTGGTCATAACAGCTGTATTTGTAATTATATTCCACTATATTCCTGACTATGGCCAGACGCATATAATGGTCTATATTGGGGTGTGTTCTCTTGTTGGCTCTTTGTCG GTCATGAGTGTTAAAGCACTTGGAATTGCATTGAAGTTGACATTGTCAGGAATGAATCAGCTAATATATCCCCAAACATGGGCCTTTACTTTAGTTGTAATTACTTGTGTGCTTACCCAAATGAATTATTTGAACAAG gaTTGGGATAGGCAGAGTCCAACTCAGATTGTCACAGAAATGTGTGGGTTTGTGACCATCCTTTCAGGAACATTTCTTCTTCACAAGACAAAGGATATGGCTGATG TGTCAACATCTCTGCCTGTGCGACTTCCTAAGCACACAGAGGAGGACGGCTATGGTGCTGAAGGCATCCCTCTTCGGCGTCAGGAGTCATTGAGATCATCGCAAAATTGA
- the LOC110650249 gene encoding probable magnesium transporter NIPA4 isoform X2, translating into MATQTQSWADTYKGMSSDNIKGLILALSSSIFIGASFIVKKKGLKKAGASGIRAGSGGYSYLYEPLWWLGMITMIVGEIANFAAYAFAPAILVTPLGALSIIISAVLAHIILNEKLHIFGILGCVLCVVGSTTIVLHAPQEREIESVKEVWDLATEPAFLFYAALVITAVFVIIFHYIPDYGQTHIMVYIGVCSLVGSLSVMSVKALGIALKLTLSGMNQLIYPQTWAFTLVVITCVLTQMNYLNKALDTFNTAVVSPIYYVMFTSLTIVASVIMFKDWDRQSPTQIVTEMCGFVTILSGTFLLHKTKDMADVSTSLPVRLPKHTEEDGYGAEGIPLRRQESLRSSQN; encoded by the exons ATGGCTACTCAGACTCAGAGTTGGGCAGACACCTACAAGGGTATGTCCTCTGATAATATCAAGGGGTTGATTTTGGCTCTTTCTTCGAGCATCTTTATCGGTGCTAGCTTCATTGTCAAGAAGAAGGGATTGAAAAAAGCTGGTGCCTCTGGCATCAGGGCAG GAAGCGGAGGCTATTCTTACTTATATGAACCACTTTGGTGGCTGGGCATGATAACAA TGATTGTTGGGGAAATTGCTAATTTTGCTGCCTATGCTTTTGCACCTGCTATATTGGTCACACCCCTTGGTGCTCTGAGTATTATTATCAG TGCGGTTCTTGCACATATTATTTTGAATGAGAAGCTACACATTTTTGGAATTCTTGGTTGTGTTCTTTGTGTCGTGGGTTCTACAACAATTGTTCTGCATGCTCCTCAAGAACGTGAGATTGAATCTGTTAAAGAAGTTTGGGATCTTGCTACAGAACCTG CTTTTCTGTTCTATGCGGCTTTGGTCATAACAGCTGTATTTGTAATTATATTCCACTATATTCCTGACTATGGCCAGACGCATATAATGGTCTATATTGGGGTGTGTTCTCTTGTTGGCTCTTTGTCG GTCATGAGTGTTAAAGCACTTGGAATTGCATTGAAGTTGACATTGTCAGGAATGAATCAGCTAATATATCCCCAAACATGGGCCTTTACTTTAGTTGTAATTACTTGTGTGCTTACCCAAATGAATTATTTGAACAAG GCACTTGATACATTCAACACTGCTGTCGTATCTCCCATATATTATGTTATGTTCACATCGCTCACCATCGTGGCTAGTGTAATCATGTTCAAG gaTTGGGATAGGCAGAGTCCAACTCAGATTGTCACAGAAATGTGTGGGTTTGTGACCATCCTTTCAGGAACATTTCTTCTTCACAAGACAAAGGATATGGCTGATG TGTCAACATCTCTGCCTGTGCGACTTCCTAAGCACACAGAGGAGGACGGCTATGGTGCTGAAGGCATCCCTCTTCGGCGTCAGGAGTCATTGAGATCATCGCAAAATTGA